The following are encoded together in the Candidatus Methylomirabilis oxygeniifera genome:
- the uvrA gene encoding UvrABC system protein A (UvrA protein) (Excinuclease ABC subunit A)(Excinuclease ATPase subunit) (Evidence 2a : Function of homologous gene experimentally demonstrated in an other organism; PubMedId : 10503543, 10601012; Product type e : enzyme) → MASDKILIRGAREHNLQSIDLEIPRDKLVVITGVSGSGKSSLAFDTIYAEGQRRYVESLSTYARQFLEQMDKPDVDLIEGLSPAISIEQKTTSKNPRSTVATVTEIYDYLRLLFARVGKPYCYTCGKPITSQTVQQIVDQVMALSDGSKFQVLAPVVRGRKGEYRQVFADLRRQGFVRVRVDGKLRELEELIELDKKKKHTIEVVVDRLILKADIRKRLADSLETALKLSEGIVVVNLLDPSKDLTFSERLACIDCGVSYPEISPRIFSFNNPHGACPTCDGLGTKLDGRMDDLPGILEPWHGSPNIHYLDQRYKETSSSKVREEIENYVKRLASIRPCPTCQGARLRRETLAIKIDGKSIADVTRYSVKAALRFFQELELSEKDREIARRILKELRERLTFLVNVGLDYLTLDRTAATLAGGEAQRIRLATQIGSSLVGVLYILDEPSIGLHQRDNVRLLDTLKRLRDLGNTVLVVEHDEETIRDADYVIDLGPGAGVSGGRVVACGSPRDIIRHKSSLTGQYLSGRLAIPVPALRRRGNGCILTIVGAREHNLKNIEVEIPLGVLTCVTGVSGSGKSTLVNEILRRALDRQLYGSRERPGAHDKILGTEHIDKVIDIDQSPIGRTPRSNPATYTGVFSLIRELYALVPESRIRGYKPGRFSFNVKGGRCEACQGDGLIQIEMHFLPDVHVTCDVCKGARYDRETLEIMYKGQSIADILNMTVEEALAFFQPVPKIKEKLQTLFDVGLGYIKLGQSATTLSGGEAQRVKLSRELSKRGTGQTLYILDEPTTGLHFHDISQLLEVLHRLTDTGNTVLVIEHNLEVIKTADWIIDLGPEGGDDGGQVVVAGRPEEVADHPNSYTGQFLRRVL, encoded by the coding sequence ATGGCAAGCGATAAGATTCTGATTCGTGGCGCACGAGAGCATAACCTTCAGTCGATCGATCTGGAGATCCCTCGGGACAAGCTGGTGGTTATCACCGGCGTGTCCGGTTCCGGGAAGTCGTCGCTGGCCTTTGACACCATCTATGCCGAGGGGCAGCGTCGGTACGTTGAGTCGCTGTCTACCTACGCCCGTCAGTTCCTGGAGCAGATGGATAAACCGGACGTGGATCTGATCGAGGGGCTCTCGCCGGCGATCTCTATCGAGCAGAAGACCACCAGCAAGAACCCCCGTTCGACCGTCGCGACGGTAACGGAGATCTACGACTACCTCCGCCTGCTGTTTGCGAGGGTCGGCAAGCCGTACTGTTACACCTGCGGCAAGCCGATCACCTCCCAGACGGTTCAGCAGATTGTGGACCAGGTGATGGCGCTGTCGGATGGAAGCAAGTTCCAGGTCCTGGCCCCGGTCGTACGAGGGCGGAAGGGGGAGTATCGCCAGGTCTTTGCCGACCTGCGCCGGCAGGGGTTCGTCCGCGTCCGTGTCGACGGTAAGCTGCGGGAGCTTGAGGAGTTAATCGAGCTCGACAAGAAGAAGAAGCATACAATCGAGGTCGTGGTGGATCGGCTCATCCTGAAGGCGGATATTCGAAAACGGCTGGCTGATTCGCTCGAGACCGCGCTCAAACTCAGCGAGGGGATTGTGGTCGTCAACCTCCTCGATCCATCGAAGGATCTGACCTTCTCTGAGCGGCTGGCCTGTATCGACTGCGGCGTCAGCTATCCGGAAATCAGCCCTCGCATCTTCTCCTTCAATAATCCGCACGGCGCCTGTCCTACGTGCGATGGCCTGGGCACAAAACTGGACGGTCGGATGGATGATCTGCCCGGCATTTTGGAGCCGTGGCACGGGAGTCCGAACATCCACTATCTGGACCAACGCTATAAGGAAACCTCGTCCTCCAAGGTGCGGGAGGAGATTGAGAACTACGTCAAGCGGTTGGCCAGTATCCGCCCATGCCCGACGTGTCAAGGAGCGCGCCTGAGGCGGGAGACACTGGCCATTAAAATAGACGGCAAGTCGATCGCGGACGTGACGCGCTATTCGGTCAAGGCGGCGCTGCGGTTCTTCCAGGAGTTGGAACTCAGCGAGAAAGACCGTGAGATCGCTCGCCGCATCCTGAAGGAGCTGCGGGAGCGTCTGACGTTCCTCGTGAACGTCGGCCTCGACTACCTGACCCTGGACCGGACCGCGGCCACCCTGGCCGGCGGCGAGGCGCAGCGGATCCGCTTGGCGACGCAGATCGGCAGCTCGCTGGTCGGCGTCCTGTACATCCTGGACGAGCCCAGCATCGGTCTGCACCAACGGGATAATGTTCGCCTTCTGGATACCCTGAAGCGGCTCCGCGATCTGGGGAATACCGTTCTGGTCGTGGAGCACGACGAAGAGACGATCCGCGACGCCGACTATGTCATCGACCTGGGGCCAGGGGCAGGGGTGTCCGGCGGGCGGGTCGTGGCGTGCGGTAGCCCCCGTGACATCATCCGACATAAGAGTTCGCTGACGGGTCAGTATCTGTCGGGACGCCTGGCGATTCCTGTTCCTGCTCTTCGGCGGAGAGGAAACGGTTGCATCCTGACCATCGTCGGGGCGCGAGAACACAACCTCAAGAACATCGAGGTGGAGATCCCCCTGGGGGTATTGACCTGCGTGACCGGCGTCTCCGGTTCCGGCAAGAGTACCCTGGTGAACGAGATCCTGCGGCGGGCGCTCGATCGGCAACTTTACGGCTCGCGGGAGCGACCGGGGGCGCACGACAAGATTCTCGGCACCGAACATATCGATAAGGTGATCGACATCGATCAGTCGCCCATCGGCCGCACCCCACGCAGCAATCCTGCCACCTACACCGGGGTCTTCAGTCTCATCAGGGAGCTGTACGCGCTGGTTCCGGAATCGCGTATCCGAGGCTATAAGCCGGGCCGCTTCAGCTTTAATGTCAAGGGCGGTCGATGCGAGGCCTGTCAGGGCGACGGCCTGATCCAGATCGAGATGCACTTCCTCCCCGACGTTCACGTGACCTGTGATGTCTGTAAGGGGGCGCGATACGATCGGGAGACGCTGGAGATCATGTATAAGGGTCAGAGCATTGCCGACATATTGAATATGACCGTGGAAGAGGCGCTGGCCTTCTTCCAACCCGTCCCCAAGATCAAGGAAAAACTCCAGACACTCTTCGACGTCGGTCTGGGTTACATCAAACTGGGTCAGTCGGCCACAACGCTCTCCGGCGGCGAGGCGCAGCGGGTGAAGCTCTCACGGGAACTCAGCAAGCGGGGGACCGGCCAGACCCTGTATATCCTGGATGAGCCGACCACCGGGTTGCACTTCCACGATATCAGCCAGCTTCTGGAGGTGTTGCACCGCCTGACCGACACCGGTAACACCGTCCTGGTGATCGAGCACAACCTGGAGGTGATCAAGACGGCCGACTGGATCATCGACCTGGGTCCGGAGGGCGGAGACGACGGGGGGCAGGTCGTCGTGGCCGGACGGCCGGAGGAGGTAGCGGACCACCCGAACTCCTACACCGGCCAGTTTCTCAGACGAGTGCTGTAA
- a CDS encoding protein of unknown function (Evidence 5 : No homology to any previously reported sequences): MLFESPPLNIFPGLNDLQESVTLWQAIRF; this comes from the coding sequence TTGCTGTTTGAGAGTCCTCCTTTGAACATTTTTCCGGGCCTGAACGATCTGCAGGAGTCAGTCACATTATGGCAAGCGATAAGATTCTGA
- a CDS encoding protein of unknown function (Evidence 5 : No homology to any previously reported sequences) — MELKAGMVEDLLKTPLFEPDVVGVVEIIDPDNEVTGMEEQLGDLAADEARTTCQYNGPWFQRSVLGALHPHPDDVSGAAFGAIA, encoded by the coding sequence GTGGAACTGAAAGCCGGGATGGTGGAGGATCTGCTCAAGACGCCATTGTTTGAGCCGGACGTCGTAGGCGTCGTTGAGATTATCGATCCCGATAACGAGGTGACCGGCATGGAGGAGCAGCTCGGCGACCTTGCAGCCGATGAAGCCCGCACAACCTGTCAGTACAATGGTCCCTGGTTCCAACGCTCGGTCCTTGGCGCGCTGCATCCACATCCGGATGATGTTTCGGGCGCCGCCTTCGGTGCCATTGCATAA
- a CDS encoding conserved protein of unknown function (Evidence 4 : Homologs of previously reported genes of unknown function), giving the protein MWMQRAKDRALEPGTIVLTGCAGFIGCKVAELLLHAGHLVIGIDNLNDAYDVRLKQWRLEQILHHPGFQFHQLDISNRAALSALFESACGTPGNRPSAIINLAARAGVRQSVEDPWVYFDTNVTGTLNLLDLCRTLSINKFILASTSSLYGQGNAMPYREDANTDAPLSPYAASKKAAEAFCYTYHYLYGIDVTVFRYFTVYGPAGRPDMSLFRFVQWISEERPVMLYGDGRQSRDFTFVDDIARGTIAGLTPLGFEIINLGSDTPIVLMDAVRLVEALVGKRAEIVHASRHPADVQATWAEISKAKRLLDWQPQSTFQDGVGALVRWYQTNREWARHVSTG; this is encoded by the coding sequence ATGTGGATGCAGCGCGCCAAGGACCGAGCGTTGGAACCAGGGACCATTGTACTGACAGGTTGTGCGGGCTTCATCGGCTGCAAGGTCGCCGAGCTGCTCCTCCATGCCGGTCACCTCGTTATCGGGATCGATAATCTCAACGACGCCTACGACGTCCGGCTCAAACAATGGCGTCTTGAGCAGATCCTCCACCATCCCGGCTTTCAGTTCCACCAGCTCGACATCAGCAATCGCGCCGCTCTAAGCGCGCTCTTTGAGAGCGCATGCGGAACTCCGGGTAACCGTCCGTCGGCAATCATCAACCTGGCGGCCAGAGCCGGCGTGCGCCAGTCTGTTGAAGACCCCTGGGTGTACTTCGACACCAACGTCACCGGGACGCTGAACCTGTTGGACCTTTGCCGGACACTCAGCATCAATAAGTTTATCCTCGCCTCTACCTCCAGTCTGTACGGTCAGGGCAATGCAATGCCCTACCGGGAAGATGCGAATACCGACGCCCCCCTTTCGCCATACGCCGCTTCCAAAAAAGCGGCTGAAGCCTTCTGCTATACCTATCACTATCTGTATGGGATCGATGTCACAGTGTTTCGGTACTTCACCGTGTACGGTCCCGCCGGGCGACCCGATATGAGTCTCTTTCGCTTTGTACAGTGGATCAGCGAAGAACGCCCGGTGATGTTGTATGGCGACGGCCGACAATCCCGCGACTTCACGTTTGTGGACGATATCGCGAGAGGGACGATCGCCGGACTTACGCCCCTCGGGTTTGAGATCATCAACTTAGGCTCCGACACACCTATTGTGCTGATGGATGCGGTCCGACTCGTGGAGGCATTGGTCGGGAAGAGGGCTGAGATCGTCCACGCATCCCGTCATCCGGCCGACGTGCAGGCGACGTGGGCGGAGATCAGCAAGGCCAAACGATTGCTGGACTGGCAGCCGCAATCGACATTTCAGGACGGCGTCGGCGCACTGGTGCGATGGTATCAGACCAACCGCGAGTGGGCGAGGCATGTATCAACAGGGTAA